From the genome of Spinacia oleracea cultivar Varoflay chromosome 2, BTI_SOV_V1, whole genome shotgun sequence, one region includes:
- the LOC110805787 gene encoding uncharacterized protein: MENIRVFVVSDLHTDYAENMAWVKCISFTSHQEDVFLVAGDVAETYDKFFSTMSLLTRRFKHVFFVSGNHDLWCRKEGEDFVKW, from the coding sequence ATGGAGAATATACGCGTCTTTGTGGTCTCAGACTTGCATACTGATTATGCAGAGAACATGGCTTGGGTAAAGTGCATATCTTTCACAAGCCACCAGGAGGATGTCTTTCTTGTTGCAGGTGATGTGGCAGAAACATATGATAAGTTCTTCTCGACTATGTCTCTTTTAACTAGAAGATTCAAACATGTTTTCTTTGTGTCGGGAAACCATGATCTTTGGTGCCGCAAGGAGGGGGAAGACTTT